From the genome of Mycobacterium sp. 050128, one region includes:
- a CDS encoding TfoX/Sxy family protein produces the protein MAYDLELANRIRELLARHRGVDEKSMFGGLAFLVGGNMAVAASGKGGLMVRVPPEDTAKLLDRPHVSPMVMAGRETRGWLRVAAEGVKTKRQLASWVDRGVGYACSLPPK, from the coding sequence ATGGCATACGACCTGGAACTCGCCAACCGGATCCGCGAATTGCTGGCACGGCACCGCGGTGTCGACGAGAAGTCGATGTTCGGCGGGCTGGCTTTCCTCGTCGGCGGAAATATGGCGGTCGCGGCCAGCGGCAAGGGCGGATTGATGGTACGGGTGCCGCCGGAGGACACCGCCAAGCTGCTCGATCGCCCTCACGTCAGCCCGATGGTGATGGCCGGCCGCGAAACCCGGGGCTGGTTGCGGGTCGCCGCCGAGGGCGTGAAAACCAAACGCCAGCTTGCGAGTTGGGTCGACCGCGGCGTCGGGTACGCGTGCAGCCTGCCACCGAAGTAA
- a CDS encoding endonuclease, with protein sequence MSKSDRSKQLVRRVLEAGGSTYADEAGIRISDKPMPLFQLLVLCMLASKPIDAAIAMRGARELFKAGLRTPKAVLAADRQKMIDAFGRAHYVRYDESSATRLTEMAQRVNDEYFGDLREIAQRSHHDAAQARRMLKEFKGIGDTGADIYLREVQDVWPWVRPYFDDRATGTAKTLGLPAEPAELGALAPRANARLAAALVRASLDKDLRSRMAG encoded by the coding sequence ATGAGCAAGTCGGACAGGTCCAAGCAGCTGGTGCGGCGCGTGCTTGAGGCCGGCGGCAGCACGTACGCGGATGAGGCGGGAATCCGGATCAGCGATAAACCGATGCCGCTGTTTCAACTGCTGGTGTTGTGCATGCTTGCCAGCAAGCCCATCGATGCCGCTATCGCGATGCGTGGGGCGCGCGAGCTGTTCAAGGCGGGCCTGCGCACGCCCAAGGCGGTCCTGGCGGCCGACCGGCAAAAGATGATCGACGCGTTCGGCCGCGCTCACTACGTGCGCTACGACGAAAGTTCGGCGACCCGGCTCACCGAGATGGCGCAACGGGTGAATGACGAGTACTTCGGCGATCTGCGTGAAATCGCCCAGCGCAGTCATCACGATGCCGCTCAGGCGAGGCGAATGTTAAAGGAATTCAAGGGAATTGGCGATACCGGCGCCGACATCTACCTGCGCGAGGTGCAGGACGTTTGGCCGTGGGTCCGTCCGTACTTCGACGACCGTGCCACTGGGACGGCGAAGACGCTGGGGCTGCCCGCCGAACCGGCCGAGCTGGGAGCACTGGCGCCGCGGGCCAACGCGCGGTTGGCCGCCGCGCTCGTCCGCGCGTCGCTGGATAAGGACTTGCGTAGCAGGATGGCCGGTTGA
- a CDS encoding DUF72 domain-containing protein, with translation MTVRIGTSGWSYDHWVEVLYPRGTASARRLARYAEVFDTVELNASFYRWPKDSTFTRWRDQLPPGFTMSVKAHRGLTHYRRLGSPEPWIERFERCWHLLGDRHGVLLVQVHPEWQRDSASQARLDSFLDRVPASIRVAVELRHPSWDDPAVYQLLERHRAAYVVMSGAGLACIPRATTDLVYIRMHGPDPEPLYAGSYPDGELRSWADRIVAWDREGRDVWMYFNNDLGGHAVRNALALRDLVS, from the coding sequence TTGACCGTTCGGATCGGCACTTCGGGGTGGTCCTACGACCACTGGGTCGAGGTGCTCTACCCGCGCGGAACGGCATCCGCGCGCCGGCTCGCCCGATACGCGGAGGTTTTCGACACCGTCGAGCTCAACGCGAGCTTTTACCGCTGGCCGAAGGATTCGACGTTCACCCGATGGCGCGACCAGCTGCCTCCCGGCTTCACGATGTCGGTCAAGGCCCACCGTGGATTGACCCACTATCGCCGGCTGGGCTCGCCCGAGCCGTGGATCGAGCGGTTCGAACGGTGTTGGCATCTGCTGGGAGACCGTCACGGTGTGCTGTTGGTCCAGGTGCATCCAGAATGGCAGCGCGACAGTGCATCTCAGGCGCGACTGGATTCATTCCTGGATCGCGTGCCGGCATCGATCCGGGTGGCCGTCGAGTTGCGCCACCCGTCTTGGGACGACCCTGCCGTCTACCAGTTGCTGGAACGCCACCGCGCCGCGTACGTGGTGATGAGCGGTGCGGGTTTGGCTTGCATACCGCGCGCCACCACCGATCTGGTCTACATCCGCATGCATGGCCCGGACCCGGAACCGCTCTACGCCGGTTCCTACCCGGACGGCGAGTTGCGGTCCTGGGCGGACCGGATCGTCGCATGGGACCGCGAGGGCAGGGACGTGTGGATGTACTTCAACAACGACCTGGGCGGCCACGCCGTCCGCAACGCGCTCGCGCTGCGGGATCTGGTGAGTTAG
- a CDS encoding NAD(P)H-binding protein: MHTLVTDATGTLGRLVARQLIAAGHSVTGISQHPDARLDPAVEFVCASLNDPILQELADQADAVIHLAPVEPDAPGTAGINGVAHVTHAAGRAGARLLFVSQAAGAADVYQPAEDLVSTSLGPSLIIRIAPPVGRQLDWMVCRTVATVLRTKVSAQPMRVLHLDDLVRFLVLALNTDRTGIVDLATPDTTNVVTAWRLLRAVDPRSRTHRIRGWPQPIPEVDIVAAQEDWQFEFGWPAFDAVADTARGLVGRKLGAGGATSHGVQMALPVEVFPRPAPSDELHSAAPEGVEGEFDDRIDPRFPVFATDGLAEALPGPLTPITLDVQLSGLRTASRVMGQALTLGGVVNEEWGSRAIAVFGHRPYVGVSANVVAANQLLGWDDQALVKRTLVGQPQVADVLPFGQPRLAAGALGSVAKAVATMRSLALMHHLKADTRAYSAAAYAEHADATQLSLLPDAGLGVRVRLLRDRIHQGWILTALWLIDSGVTAAALEHTAAGSRVPGVNAIMQSDRVTDVSAELTAALRADPPLRAMAAEGNLASIRALSPPTAALVDAAIAQIGHRGPGAGELASRVFGDDPAMLLTAAAEAAGEPTEPDPPATLVQRIATNARVSRELAHDTTLRFTHELRMTLRELGSRRVTADLIDVVDDVYYLTCDELVTMPADARLRIKRRRAERERLQAQHPPDVIDHDWVPVEPPSAQQISER; this comes from the coding sequence GTGCACACCCTGGTTACCGACGCCACCGGCACACTCGGGCGGCTGGTTGCACGGCAGCTGATTGCTGCCGGGCATTCGGTTACCGGCATTTCGCAGCACCCCGACGCGCGTCTGGACCCCGCGGTCGAATTCGTCTGCGCATCACTGAACGACCCCATCCTGCAAGAACTGGCCGACCAAGCCGACGCGGTGATCCATCTGGCCCCGGTCGAGCCCGACGCACCCGGCACCGCGGGCATCAACGGTGTGGCGCATGTGACGCACGCGGCCGGACGCGCCGGCGCGCGCCTGCTGTTCGTATCCCAGGCCGCCGGCGCCGCCGACGTCTACCAGCCGGCCGAGGACCTGGTGTCCACGAGCCTGGGGCCAAGCCTGATCATCCGGATCGCACCGCCGGTGGGCCGCCAGCTCGACTGGATGGTGTGCCGCACGGTGGCCACCGTGCTGCGCACGAAGGTGTCCGCGCAACCGATGCGGGTGCTGCACCTCGACGACCTGGTGCGCTTTCTGGTCTTGGCGCTGAACACCGACCGCACCGGCATCGTGGATCTGGCCACTCCGGACACCACCAATGTGGTGACCGCTTGGCGACTGTTGCGCGCCGTAGACCCCAGGTCGCGAACGCATCGGATCCGCGGCTGGCCGCAGCCGATTCCCGAGGTGGATATCGTTGCCGCCCAAGAGGATTGGCAGTTCGAGTTCGGCTGGCCGGCCTTCGATGCGGTCGCCGACACCGCGCGCGGACTCGTCGGCCGCAAACTCGGCGCCGGCGGCGCGACCAGCCACGGCGTGCAAATGGCGCTTCCGGTGGAGGTCTTCCCGCGTCCCGCACCATCCGACGAACTGCACAGTGCCGCGCCCGAGGGCGTCGAGGGCGAGTTCGACGACCGCATCGATCCACGATTTCCGGTATTCGCCACCGACGGCCTCGCCGAGGCGTTGCCCGGGCCGCTGACCCCGATCACCCTGGACGTGCAGTTGAGCGGACTGCGCACCGCCAGCCGGGTGATGGGCCAGGCGCTGACGCTGGGCGGTGTGGTCAACGAGGAATGGGGCAGCAGGGCCATCGCCGTGTTCGGTCACCGCCCCTATGTCGGGGTCTCGGCCAACGTCGTCGCCGCCAACCAGCTGCTCGGCTGGGATGACCAGGCCCTCGTCAAGCGCACGTTGGTCGGTCAGCCGCAGGTCGCAGATGTGCTGCCATTCGGCCAGCCCCGGCTGGCAGCCGGAGCGCTCGGATCGGTCGCCAAGGCGGTCGCCACGATGCGATCGCTGGCCCTGATGCATCATCTCAAGGCCGACACCCGGGCCTACAGCGCCGCCGCGTACGCCGAACATGCCGATGCGACACAACTGAGTCTGTTGCCCGACGCGGGCCTGGGCGTGCGAGTTCGGTTGCTGCGGGACCGCATTCACCAGGGCTGGATTCTCACGGCGCTGTGGTTGATCGACTCCGGTGTCACCGCGGCGGCACTCGAACACACCGCGGCGGGCTCCCGCGTGCCCGGAGTGAACGCGATCATGCAAAGCGACCGCGTCACCGACGTGAGCGCCGAGCTGACCGCCGCGCTGCGTGCCGACCCGCCTCTGCGGGCGATGGCCGCCGAAGGCAACCTCGCCAGCATCCGTGCGCTGTCGCCCCCGACCGCTGCGTTGGTGGATGCCGCGATAGCGCAGATCGGGCACCGCGGGCCCGGAGCGGGCGAGCTCGCCAGCCGAGTCTTCGGCGACGACCCGGCGATGCTGTTGACCGCGGCCGCCGAAGCGGCCGGCGAGCCCACCGAACCAGACCCGCCCGCGACGCTGGTCCAGCGAATCGCCACCAACGCCCGCGTCTCGCGCGAGCTCGCCCACGACACCACCCTGCGGTTCACCCATGAGCTTCGAATGACGTTGCGCGAGCTGGGATCTCGGCGAGTCACGGCCGACCTGATCGACGTCGTCGATGACGTGTATTACCTGACCTGCGATGAACTGGTGACCATGCCGGCCGACGCCCGGCTGCGGATCAAACGCCGCCGCGCCGAACGGGAACGCCTGCAGGCCCAGCACCCGCCGGATGTCATCGACCACGACTGGGTGCCCGTCGAACCGCCGTCAGCCCAGCAGATCAGCGAGCGGTGA
- a CDS encoding acetyl-CoA acetyltransferase produces MPVDPKTPVLIGYGQVNHRDEIDPQTRSVEPVDLMVAAAQMAADAQVLRAVDSVRVVNVLSATYRDAGLLVGERIGAPRFTTLYSPVGGNVPQTLLNQACLDIQQGRAGMVLLTGAETWRTRRGLKAKGGRLEWTAQDESVPMAQVSGEDVPMAGDAELRIRLDRPAYVYPLFEQSLRIANDESVEEHRDRIGELWARFNAVAVGNPHAWIRKPATAAEIAQPGPHNRMISWPYTKLMNSNNMVDQGAALVLTSVEQAARLHVPEERWIYPHAGTDAYDTPSIAERHELHRSAAIRIAGARALQLAGLGIDDVDYVDLYSCFPSAVQVAAAELGLSTDDPARPLTVTGGLTFAGGPWSNYVMHSIATVAELLVANPGRRALITANGGYLTKHSFGVYGTEPPDEFRWENVQSVVDREPIREALVQWEGVGTVEAWTTPFDRDGQPEKAFVAVRTPDGSRALAVIADPDAAQATVREDIGGAKVAVTADGNATLQ; encoded by the coding sequence ATGCCCGTCGACCCCAAAACACCGGTGCTGATCGGCTATGGCCAGGTCAACCACCGCGACGAGATCGACCCGCAAACACGTTCGGTCGAACCCGTCGACCTGATGGTCGCCGCAGCTCAGATGGCCGCCGACGCGCAGGTTCTGCGGGCAGTGGACTCGGTCCGGGTGGTCAACGTGCTGTCGGCAACCTACCGCGACGCCGGGCTGCTGGTCGGCGAGCGGATCGGCGCACCGAGGTTCACGACGCTGTACAGCCCGGTGGGCGGCAACGTGCCGCAGACACTGCTGAATCAGGCCTGCCTGGACATCCAGCAGGGTCGTGCCGGGATGGTGCTGCTCACCGGCGCCGAAACCTGGCGCACCCGGCGGGGGCTGAAGGCCAAGGGCGGCCGGCTCGAGTGGACGGCTCAGGACGAATCCGTGCCGATGGCACAGGTCAGCGGTGAGGACGTGCCGATGGCCGGCGACGCCGAGCTCAGGATCAGGCTGGACCGGCCGGCCTATGTCTACCCGCTGTTCGAGCAGTCCCTGCGCATCGCGAACGATGAGTCGGTCGAGGAGCATCGCGACCGCATCGGGGAGCTGTGGGCGCGCTTCAATGCCGTCGCGGTCGGCAATCCGCACGCCTGGATCCGAAAACCCGCGACCGCCGCCGAGATCGCGCAGCCCGGCCCGCACAACCGGATGATCAGCTGGCCCTACACGAAGTTGATGAACTCCAACAACATGGTCGATCAGGGCGCCGCGCTGGTCCTGACGTCGGTCGAGCAGGCCGCCCGCCTGCACGTCCCGGAAGAGCGCTGGATCTACCCGCACGCCGGTACCGACGCCTACGACACCCCGTCGATCGCGGAGCGCCACGAACTGCACCGGTCGGCGGCCATCCGAATCGCCGGTGCGCGGGCACTGCAGCTGGCCGGCCTGGGCATCGACGACGTCGACTATGTCGACCTGTACTCGTGCTTTCCGTCCGCCGTTCAGGTGGCGGCCGCCGAGCTCGGATTGAGTACCGACGACCCCGCCCGGCCGCTGACGGTCACCGGTGGCCTGACCTTCGCCGGCGGCCCGTGGAGCAACTACGTGATGCACTCGATTGCCACGGTGGCCGAACTGCTGGTGGCCAATCCCGGAAGACGCGCCCTGATCACCGCCAACGGCGGCTACCTGACCAAGCACAGCTTCGGGGTCTACGGCACCGAGCCACCAGACGAATTCCGTTGGGAGAACGTGCAATCCGTGGTGGACCGGGAACCGATCCGGGAGGCGTTGGTGCAGTGGGAAGGCGTCGGCACGGTCGAAGCGTGGACGACGCCGTTCGATCGCGACGGGCAACCGGAGAAGGCTTTCGTTGCGGTACGCACGCCCGACGGATCCCGGGCGCTGGCGGTGATTGCCGACCCCGACGCGGCGCAGGCAACTGTTCGTGAAGATATCGGTGGCGCCAAGGTGGCCGTCACCGCGGACGGCAACGCCACGCTGCAGTAG